A stretch of the Sulfurimonas sp. HSL-1656 genome encodes the following:
- a CDS encoding sodium:alanine symporter family protein: MEWFEQAVAAAAGFIWGAPVLILLVGTGLFLTVRLRGLQFRALGHAFKLIWHRNDECEGDISHFAALMTALAATVGIGNIVGVATAIALGGPGAVFWMWVIGLIGMATKYSEAVLAVKYRVKGSNGMKGGPMYYISEGAGLPWLGAAFAVFTAVAAFGIGNMVQSNAVASALQGQFALPTWVTGIVLTILSGVVILGGIKSIARFTSVLVPFMIAGYVLGALAIIVLNLDKVPGAFGLIFTHAVTPIAAGGGFVGATVAAAIRYGVARGVFSNESGLGSAPIAAAAAKTDSPTRQALVSMTQTFIDTLVVCTMTALVILMAPQWHEGVAAGELTMVSFTHFLGVAGTVIVTAATVLFAYSTLIGWGYYGEKAIEYLFGEGHIRYYRIVFVLMIFVGAVLKLELVWNISDLFNGLMIIPNLIGLLLLHKVIVGETERYFGGSKTE; encoded by the coding sequence ATGGAGTGGTTTGAACAGGCGGTCGCGGCGGCGGCGGGTTTTATCTGGGGGGCGCCGGTCCTCATACTGCTGGTCGGTACGGGGCTGTTCCTGACCGTCAGGCTGCGGGGGCTCCAGTTCCGTGCGCTGGGCCACGCCTTCAAACTGATCTGGCACCGCAACGACGAGTGCGAGGGGGACATCTCCCACTTCGCCGCGCTGATGACGGCCCTGGCCGCGACAGTAGGCATCGGGAACATCGTCGGGGTGGCGACGGCCATCGCACTGGGGGGTCCCGGCGCCGTCTTCTGGATGTGGGTCATCGGGCTTATCGGGATGGCGACGAAGTATTCCGAAGCGGTCCTGGCGGTAAAGTACCGGGTCAAAGGGAGCAACGGCATGAAGGGCGGGCCGATGTACTACATCTCCGAGGGCGCCGGGCTGCCGTGGCTGGGCGCGGCCTTCGCCGTGTTTACGGCGGTGGCGGCTTTCGGTATCGGCAACATGGTGCAGTCAAACGCCGTGGCATCGGCGCTGCAGGGCCAGTTTGCGCTTCCCACCTGGGTGACCGGGATTGTCCTGACCATTCTTTCGGGGGTCGTCATCCTCGGCGGCATCAAGTCCATCGCCCGCTTTACGAGCGTCCTCGTCCCCTTTATGATCGCCGGGTACGTGCTGGGGGCGCTCGCCATCATCGTGCTGAACCTTGACAAGGTGCCGGGGGCGTTCGGGCTCATCTTTACCCATGCCGTCACGCCGATCGCCGCAGGGGGCGGCTTCGTCGGGGCGACGGTGGCGGCGGCAATAAGGTACGGGGTCGCACGGGGCGTCTTCTCGAACGAATCGGGCCTCGGTTCCGCGCCCATTGCCGCGGCGGCGGCCAAAACGGATTCGCCGACGCGCCAGGCGCTGGTCAGCATGACGCAGACCTTCATCGACACGCTGGTCGTCTGTACGATGACGGCCCTGGTCATCCTGATGGCGCCGCAGTGGCACGAAGGGGTGGCGGCAGGGGAGCTGACGATGGTGAGCTTCACCCACTTCCTGGGCGTTGCCGGGACGGTGATCGTGACGGCGGCGACGGTGCTCTTTGCCTACTCGACGCTGATCGGCTGGGGCTACTACGGCGAAAAGGCGATCGAGTACCTTTTCGGTGAGGGGCACATCCGCTACTACCGCATCGTCTTCGTCCTGATGATCTTTGTCGGGGCGGTACTGAAGCTGGAGCTGGTCTGGAACATCTCCGACCTCTTCAACGGGCTGATGATCATCCCGAACCTGATCGGCCTTCTGCTGCTGCACAAGGTGATCGTGGGCGAGACCGAGCGCTATTTCGGCGGAAGTAAAACGGAGTAG
- a CDS encoding cation:proton antiporter, whose protein sequence is MQTLFWIGLLFGVGYAAGLLSERFRLPKVTGYLLTGLLLSPSVSGILPVSFMEGSREIVHFALAVIAFMIGGSLKLDKIRKLEKSIIAIMLGESELAFLTVWAGMVFGLTFLLPGKGEDVVLITALFLGAISAATAPAAVLAVIHQFRARGPLTLTILGVVATDDAVALINFSVVLGIASTLMGLTDAPLFVSLISPFVGIAVSLACGIAAGWLQALHLRYVASESALVISSAAVLLLLYGSMDTFGFDGLLAAMAYGMTLVNSSARSDALFLTIRHHFEEMIFVLFFLISGATMELEVMAQVWPVALLYVGLRLMGKVAGSRVGARLSGAPEAVRMHIGPALMPQAGVALGLALILYHHPEFGAIGTTVLNTVIAATVVNELVGPLLLKRMLVRAGEVEEKR, encoded by the coding sequence ATGCAGACGCTCTTCTGGATCGGGTTGCTCTTTGGGGTCGGGTACGCTGCCGGTCTGCTCAGTGAACGCTTCCGTCTGCCGAAGGTGACGGGGTACCTGCTGACCGGGCTGCTGCTCAGCCCCTCCGTCAGCGGAATCCTCCCGGTCTCCTTCATGGAGGGGAGCCGCGAGATCGTCCATTTCGCACTGGCGGTAATAGCCTTTATGATCGGCGGCTCGTTGAAGCTTGACAAGATCCGGAAGCTGGAAAAGAGCATCATCGCGATCATGCTGGGGGAGTCGGAACTGGCCTTTCTGACCGTTTGGGCCGGTATGGTTTTCGGCCTGACCTTTCTGCTCCCCGGGAAGGGGGAGGATGTCGTGCTGATCACGGCGCTTTTCCTCGGGGCTATCAGCGCCGCGACGGCCCCGGCCGCCGTGTTGGCGGTGATCCACCAGTTCCGTGCCCGCGGGCCGCTGACGCTCACCATCCTGGGGGTCGTGGCGACGGATGACGCGGTGGCGCTCATTAACTTTTCGGTGGTGCTCGGCATCGCTTCGACCCTGATGGGGTTGACCGACGCACCGCTCTTCGTCTCCCTGATCTCCCCTTTTGTCGGTATCGCCGTTTCGCTGGCCTGCGGTATCGCCGCGGGGTGGCTGCAGGCGCTGCACCTGCGCTATGTCGCCTCTGAGAGCGCCCTGGTGATCTCGTCGGCGGCAGTGTTGCTGCTGCTCTACGGCAGCATGGACACGTTCGGCTTCGACGGCCTGCTCGCCGCCATGGCGTACGGGATGACGCTGGTCAACAGCAGCGCCCGGAGCGATGCGCTCTTCCTGACCATCAGGCACCATTTCGAAGAGATGATCTTCGTGCTCTTTTTCCTCATTTCCGGGGCGACGATGGAGCTGGAGGTGATGGCGCAGGTGTGGCCGGTCGCGCTGCTCTACGTGGGGCTCCGCCTGATGGGGAAGGTTGCGGGGAGCCGGGTCGGTGCGCGCCTGTCGGGGGCACCCGAAGCGGTGCGGATGCACATCGGTCCGGCGCTGATGCCGCAGGCGGGGGTGGCGCTGGGGCTCGCGCTGATCCTTTACCACCACCCCGAGTTCGGCGCCATCGGGACGACGGTGCTCAATACGGTTATTGCCGCCACGGTGGTGAATGAACTGGTCGGCCCGCTGCTGCTGAAGCGGATGCTGGTACGCGCAGGCGAAGTGGAGGAGAAACGATGA
- a CDS encoding CBS domain-containing protein, producing the protein MKTVTVGMFLERSNAPYGAVTVRKEATLREILGTMLRHGEERAVFVVDDDGALAGVVSLGALARHVMHEGIAPQNGFSPATDILHYLTAENAADIMETEVVCCSLEEPLEDVRQKMLSRKVYKVLPVVDGSYRVIGALNLIALLEASLAEE; encoded by the coding sequence ATGAAAACAGTGACTGTGGGAATGTTCCTGGAACGCTCTAATGCCCCGTACGGTGCCGTGACGGTACGCAAAGAAGCGACGCTGCGGGAGATCCTGGGCACGATGCTACGGCATGGGGAGGAGCGGGCGGTTTTCGTCGTCGACGACGACGGTGCGCTGGCGGGAGTCGTCTCCCTGGGTGCCCTGGCGCGCCATGTCATGCACGAGGGGATCGCCCCGCAGAACGGCTTTTCGCCCGCCACCGATATCCTCCACTATCTGACGGCGGAGAACGCCGCGGACATCATGGAGACGGAAGTGGTCTGCTGCAGCCTGGAGGAACCGCTGGAGGACGTTCGGCAGAAGATGCTGAGCCGGAAGGTCTACAAAGTCCTCCCGGTGGTGGATGGCTCCTACCGTGTTATCGGGGCGCTGAACCTGATCGCACTGCTGGAAGCCTCCCTGGCGGAGGAGTGA
- a CDS encoding ArsS family sensor histidine kinase: MPRRSSIFFKLNLFFLLALVTLALLFALFHVTASHMETRREVLRGMELARLLHHLRSTDRAERTSALAEAQFALLTPDALPKNARELQPPRNADDHDAREHRERPPLRLYEADGSYYFRSTLRRDPFLVKDERPAENFGGLQLIFVFLLAGLVTLYVLLRRSLLPLRDLHTQIRRFGRGDLDIDTSSTRRDEIAAIANEFNDALEQLRQLRASRQLFLRNVMHELKTPLTKGKLSLAMMEENEQTAYLNRLFSRMDDLINGVAQIEKLQSVGLDRTPQKAAALLETAVNQLYLSAERRQALRITADPDVSIDADAPLFVSALCNLLDNALKYSSELPVTVTADREGICIANKGAPLDVPLDTIMQPFSSANPAGGLGLGLSITDTVMQAHGFTLDYDYREGTHRFCIRFAPSAA; encoded by the coding sequence ATGCCCCGCCGCAGCTCCATCTTTTTCAAACTCAACCTCTTCTTCCTGCTCGCACTGGTCACACTGGCGCTGCTATTCGCCCTGTTCCACGTCACCGCGTCGCATATGGAAACACGCCGGGAGGTCCTGCGGGGGATGGAACTGGCACGTCTGCTGCACCACCTCCGCAGTACGGATCGTGCCGAACGCACTTCCGCGCTCGCGGAGGCGCAGTTTGCGCTGCTCACCCCCGACGCCCTGCCCAAAAACGCCAGGGAACTACAGCCGCCCCGTAACGCGGACGACCATGACGCGCGGGAACACCGGGAGCGACCGCCGCTGCGTCTCTACGAGGCAGACGGGAGCTACTACTTCCGTTCCACGCTCCGGCGCGATCCCTTCCTTGTCAAAGATGAACGGCCCGCCGAAAACTTCGGCGGCCTGCAGCTGATCTTCGTGTTCCTGCTGGCGGGGCTCGTCACCCTCTATGTCCTGCTTCGCCGCAGCCTCCTGCCGCTGCGCGATCTGCATACCCAGATCCGCCGTTTCGGCCGCGGCGACCTCGATATCGACACCTCCAGCACGCGCCGTGACGAGATTGCGGCGATCGCCAACGAGTTCAATGATGCCCTGGAACAGCTCCGGCAGCTGCGCGCGTCACGCCAGCTCTTTCTGCGCAACGTCATGCATGAGCTGAAAACCCCGCTGACCAAGGGCAAACTCTCCCTGGCGATGATGGAAGAAAACGAACAGACCGCTTACCTCAACCGCCTCTTCAGCCGCATGGACGACCTGATCAACGGCGTCGCCCAGATCGAAAAGCTCCAGAGCGTCGGGCTTGACCGCACGCCGCAAAAGGCCGCTGCCCTGCTCGAAACGGCTGTGAACCAGCTCTACCTCTCCGCGGAGCGGCGCCAGGCACTGCGTATCACCGCCGACCCGGATGTCAGCATCGACGCCGATGCCCCGCTCTTCGTCAGCGCGCTTTGCAACCTCCTCGACAACGCGCTGAAATACAGCAGCGAACTTCCTGTTACCGTCACCGCCGACCGCGAGGGGATCTGCATCGCCAACAAGGGCGCACCGCTGGACGTGCCTTTGGACACAATCATGCAGCCCTTCTCCAGCGCCAACCCGGCCGGCGGGCTCGGCCTCGGTCTCTCCATCACCGACACCGTCATGCAGGCCCACGGTTTCACTTTGGACTACGACTACCGCGAAGGGACGCACCGCTTCTGCATCCGCTTCGCTCCTTCAGCCGCCTGA
- a CDS encoding response regulator transcription factor, translating to MAKILLIEDDTEITTLLERYLGQYGMEVVSYTHPESALSSLGIESYDAALLDLTLPQIDGLEVCRRLRERSDIPIIISSARHDLSDKVIALEYGADDYLPKPYEPRELVARIQSHLRRYAGTVTRQSSRFSVDTARMRIDKEGEPLSLTVAEYELLALLIKHKGEVVSRDFIANNVDAIGWESTERSIDVLIGRIRRKIETDPKHPAFIHSVRGVGYKFTE from the coding sequence ATGGCAAAAATCCTGTTAATCGAAGATGACACCGAGATCACCACACTGCTCGAACGCTACCTCGGGCAGTATGGGATGGAGGTCGTCTCCTACACCCATCCCGAAAGCGCCCTGAGCTCGCTGGGCATCGAATCCTACGATGCCGCGCTGCTCGACCTGACCCTGCCGCAGATCGACGGGCTCGAGGTGTGCCGGCGTCTTCGCGAACGCAGCGACATCCCCATCATCATCTCCTCCGCCCGGCACGATCTCAGCGACAAGGTCATCGCCCTTGAATACGGGGCGGACGATTACCTCCCCAAGCCCTACGAACCGCGCGAGCTCGTCGCCCGCATCCAGAGCCACCTGCGGCGCTACGCGGGCACCGTCACCCGTCAATCCTCCCGTTTTTCGGTCGATACCGCGCGCATGCGCATCGACAAAGAGGGCGAACCCCTCTCGCTCACCGTCGCCGAGTATGAACTCCTTGCCCTCCTCATCAAACACAAAGGCGAAGTCGTCTCCCGCGACTTCATCGCCAATAACGTCGACGCCATCGGCTGGGAGAGCACGGAACGCAGCATTGACGTGCTCATCGGCCGCATCCGCCGCAAGATCGAGACGGACCCCAAACACCCCGCCTTCATCCACTCCGTCCGCGGCGTCGGCTACAAGTTTACGGAGTGA
- a CDS encoding Spy/CpxP family protein refolding chaperone — translation MKRTLLIGALLAAAGTAAFAGPHGDSRMLLNSLDLTTAQKAQLKTIRIEARNERFKLMDQMDDLRDKTNDRILAVLTDDQKKAYIAARSDRMKQRMDKRCDRDKMPMKRPKYD, via the coding sequence ATGAAACGGACACTTCTCATCGGAGCGCTGCTCGCAGCCGCCGGCACTGCCGCTTTCGCGGGACCGCACGGCGACAGCCGCATGCTTCTCAACTCCCTTGACCTCACAACGGCGCAGAAAGCCCAGCTCAAGACCATCCGCATAGAGGCGCGCAACGAACGGTTCAAACTGATGGACCAGATGGACGACCTGCGCGACAAAACGAACGACCGCATCCTCGCCGTCCTCACCGACGACCAGAAGAAAGCCTACATCGCCGCGCGCAGCGACCGTATGAAACAGCGTATGGATAAACGGTGCGATCGTGATAAAATGCCTATGAAGAGACCAAAATACGACTAG
- a CDS encoding DUF4080 domain-containing protein has product MHTIVLATFNARYSHASLALRYLYANLRELRPQSVIREFVINENIQQIAERILAEAPKIVGVSTYIWNAGDVAELIGILKKVSPGTVIVLGGPEASHLPHRVDFSHADYIISGEGEIAFYELCRDLLAGVERNERMIKAPMVDLSAITLPYDDYDSNDIENRYVYLETSRGCPYLCEFCLSAIDDKMRYFDIDVMTAEFEKLWQRGVRSFKFIDRTFNLKLAFANRILDFFLAKNEPYFLHFEVIPDHFPEALRGRIARFAPAALQLEVGIQTLNPEIADNIHRPLRLAKIEENLRFLEEHTRAHLHLDLIVGLPGETLESFARGLDTLVSWSSGEIQIGILKKLSGTTMARHDDPFGMIYADTPPYDVLKTAHVTFEEIQQMKRFARYWDILYNSGNFTRSVALLWPEGKVFDGFRDFSAWVYGETAATWKIAQERMARLLFDYLVDVRQCDKAHVGRAMAADFAKGHGKRLPPFLRTYAAEENSDGEAAKGSASTKRQSMRA; this is encoded by the coding sequence ATGCATACCATCGTTCTCGCCACCTTCAACGCTCGCTACAGCCACGCCTCCCTCGCGCTGCGCTATCTCTATGCCAACCTGCGCGAACTGCGCCCCCAGAGCGTCATCCGCGAATTCGTCATCAACGAGAACATCCAGCAGATCGCCGAGCGTATCCTTGCGGAAGCACCGAAGATCGTCGGGGTCAGCACCTACATCTGGAATGCCGGCGACGTCGCGGAGCTGATCGGCATCCTCAAGAAGGTCTCCCCGGGAACCGTCATCGTCCTGGGCGGCCCGGAGGCATCGCACCTCCCCCACCGTGTCGATTTCTCACACGCCGACTATATCATCAGCGGCGAAGGGGAGATCGCCTTCTACGAGCTCTGCCGCGACCTGCTCGCAGGTGTAGAACGGAACGAAAGGATGATCAAGGCCCCGATGGTCGACCTCTCCGCCATCACCCTCCCCTACGACGACTACGACAGCAACGACATCGAAAACCGCTACGTCTACCTGGAGACGTCGCGGGGCTGCCCCTACCTCTGCGAATTCTGCCTCTCGGCCATCGACGACAAGATGCGCTACTTCGACATCGATGTCATGACCGCGGAGTTCGAGAAGCTGTGGCAGCGCGGGGTGCGCAGCTTCAAGTTCATCGACCGCACCTTCAACCTCAAACTCGCCTTTGCCAACAGGATCCTCGACTTCTTCCTTGCCAAGAATGAACCGTATTTCCTGCACTTCGAAGTGATCCCCGACCACTTCCCCGAAGCGCTGCGCGGCCGCATCGCGCGGTTTGCCCCGGCCGCCCTGCAGCTCGAAGTCGGCATCCAGACCCTCAACCCCGAGATCGCCGACAATATCCACCGCCCCCTGCGCCTCGCGAAAATCGAGGAGAACCTCCGTTTCCTCGAGGAACATACCCGCGCCCACCTCCACCTCGACCTTATCGTCGGCCTCCCCGGCGAGACGCTGGAGAGCTTCGCCCGCGGGCTCGACACCCTCGTCTCCTGGAGCAGCGGGGAGATCCAGATCGGCATCCTCAAAAAGCTCTCCGGCACGACGATGGCCCGCCACGACGACCCCTTCGGCATGATCTACGCCGACACCCCGCCTTACGACGTCCTCAAGACGGCCCATGTCACCTTCGAGGAGATCCAGCAGATGAAGCGCTTCGCCCGCTACTGGGACATCCTCTACAACAGCGGCAACTTTACGCGCAGCGTCGCCCTGCTCTGGCCCGAGGGAAAAGTCTTTGACGGCTTCCGGGATTTCAGCGCCTGGGTCTACGGTGAGACCGCGGCAACCTGGAAGATCGCCCAGGAGCGGATGGCCCGCCTCCTCTTCGACTACCTCGTCGACGTCAGACAGTGCGACAAAGCGCACGTCGGCCGAGCCATGGCCGCGGATTTCGCCAAAGGCCACGGCAAGCGCCTCCCGCCTTTTCTGCGCACTTATGCCGCAGAGGAGAACAGCGACGGGGAGGCCGCAAAGGGAAGCGCATCGACAAAACGGCAATCGATGCGGGCCTGA
- a CDS encoding DNA polymerase III subunit gamma/tau, with product MNERSQVLALKYRPRRFEDLIGQETIAQTLSLALDSKRLSHAYLFSGLRGSGKTSTARIFAKALMCENGPTSHPCEQCEHCVSANEGRHMDIIEMDAASSRKIDDIRDLIEHTKYQPASAKFKIFIIDEVHMLTKEAFNALLKTLEEPPPFVKFILATTDPLKLPATILSRTQHFRFKKISNQDVSAHLRHILNLENITYEPDALQILARSGSGSLRDTLTLLDQAIIYSKHHVDVSTVTEMLGLIDPQFFESLFGVIFSKDRARLVDTLRELEAYEAEMVVDELTSWLKERLYDHDDARFSPLLLERFFRILSEAKSLFAINAEGSFVLGLIFFKMIEALKVKEIDQMIESLEAQVGRPDSVAYAHAAPAIPAATTAPAAPTASAAPVTGSESAPEAAAAPEPEPVVAPAPDPALAKFEALCERIDDRSADLGKCFREQITFIAYGDDTLTWESCADDDCRTKLKHGFPVIKQLVREVFGFETKIKHNPCSKPAEEAAPKPEPVSGPVNEAPMPETGFGSENSVSAVEEMEERPAYMESYSAVEEAPQSASMTEEVETGSGSCVTGNCEPDLSTREIDGNAILDEPMIQKATELFEATKITIQNKV from the coding sequence TTGAACGAGCGCTCGCAAGTCCTGGCACTGAAGTACCGTCCCCGCCGTTTTGAAGACCTCATCGGGCAGGAGACGATCGCACAGACGCTCTCCCTGGCACTGGACTCGAAGCGCCTCTCGCACGCCTACCTTTTCTCCGGCCTGCGCGGTTCGGGCAAGACCTCGACGGCGCGGATCTTCGCCAAGGCGCTGATGTGTGAAAACGGGCCGACCTCGCACCCCTGCGAACAGTGCGAACACTGCGTCTCCGCCAACGAGGGACGCCATATGGACATCATCGAGATGGACGCCGCCTCCAGCCGCAAGATCGACGATATCCGCGACCTCATCGAGCACACCAAATACCAGCCGGCCAGCGCGAAGTTCAAGATCTTCATCATCGACGAAGTGCACATGCTCACCAAGGAGGCCTTCAACGCCCTGCTCAAGACCCTGGAAGAGCCCCCGCCCTTCGTCAAGTTCATCCTCGCGACGACCGACCCGCTGAAACTGCCCGCGACTATTCTCAGCCGGACCCAGCACTTCCGTTTCAAGAAGATCTCGAACCAGGACGTCAGCGCGCACCTGCGACACATTCTCAACCTCGAGAACATCACCTACGAACCCGACGCCCTGCAGATCCTTGCCCGCAGCGGTTCGGGAAGCCTGCGCGACACCCTGACCCTGCTCGACCAGGCCATCATCTACTCCAAGCACCACGTCGACGTCTCCACCGTCACGGAGATGCTGGGCCTCATCGACCCGCAGTTTTTCGAGTCGCTCTTCGGCGTCATCTTTTCCAAGGACCGCGCACGGCTTGTCGACACGCTCCGGGAACTGGAGGCCTACGAGGCGGAGATGGTCGTCGACGAACTGACCTCCTGGCTCAAAGAGCGCCTCTACGACCATGACGACGCCCGTTTCTCCCCGCTGCTGCTGGAACGTTTCTTCCGCATCCTCAGCGAAGCGAAGTCCCTCTTCGCCATCAACGCCGAGGGAAGCTTCGTCCTGGGGCTGATCTTCTTCAAGATGATCGAGGCGCTGAAGGTCAAAGAGATCGACCAGATGATCGAATCCCTCGAGGCCCAGGTCGGCCGCCCCGACAGCGTCGCTTACGCCCACGCGGCACCTGCCATCCCCGCTGCTACTACTGCCCCGGCGGCCCCCACCGCTAGCGCAGCGCCTGTCACAGGAAGCGAAAGCGCACCGGAAGCAGCAGCTGCTCCCGAACCGGAACCTGTCGTTGCGCCGGCACCCGACCCCGCGCTCGCGAAGTTCGAAGCGCTCTGTGAACGCATCGATGACCGCAGCGCGGATCTCGGCAAATGTTTCCGCGAACAGATCACCTTCATCGCCTACGGCGACGACACCCTCACCTGGGAGAGCTGCGCCGACGACGACTGCCGCACCAAGCTCAAGCACGGTTTCCCGGTGATCAAACAGCTGGTACGGGAGGTGTTCGGGTTCGAGACGAAGATCAAGCACAACCCCTGCTCGAAACCGGCGGAGGAAGCTGCCCCAAAGCCTGAACCGGTTTCCGGACCGGTAAACGAAGCTCCGATGCCCGAAACCGGTTTTGGTTCAGAGAACAGCGTGTCTGCGGTAGAAGAGATGGAAGAGCGCCCCGCCTATATGGAGAGCTACAGTGCTGTAGAAGAGGCGCCCCAGAGCGCCTCCATGACCGAAGAGGTCGAAACGGGTTCGGGCAGCTGCGTCACGGGGAACTGCGAGCCGGACCTGAGCACCCGGGAGATCGACGGCAATGCCATTCTCGACGAACCGATGATCCAGAAAGCGACCGAGCTCTTCGAAGCGACGAAGATCACGATCCAGAATAAAGTATAG
- the murI gene encoding glutamate racemase, producing the protein MRVGVFDSGIGGLTVVKSLLEHRLFDEIVYYGDTARVPYGVKDRNTIIRYALEAVEFFKNFDIDLLIVACNTVSAYALEEMRAQAPFDVVGVVEPGILAAKNALANSDAEVLVLGTKATVGSGAYQQLLTTHGYRNVEAKATGLFVPIVEEGLFEGEVLESTMHHYFADCKAPDAVILGCTHFPLIAGAISSYFGDKALMIHSGEAIVEYLEAHYGIKESAANTEMKFFASENPDGLRQVAANWLELGAR; encoded by the coding sequence GTGCGCGTCGGTGTTTTCGACAGCGGTATCGGCGGCCTGACCGTCGTCAAATCCCTGCTGGAGCACCGCCTCTTCGACGAGATCGTCTACTACGGCGACACTGCCCGCGTCCCCTACGGGGTCAAGGACCGCAATACCATTATCCGCTACGCCCTCGAAGCGGTGGAATTTTTCAAAAACTTCGACATCGACCTGCTCATCGTCGCCTGCAACACCGTCAGCGCCTATGCCCTCGAAGAGATGCGTGCCCAGGCCCCCTTTGACGTCGTCGGCGTCGTCGAGCCCGGCATCCTCGCCGCGAAGAACGCCCTGGCAAACAGCGACGCGGAGGTCCTCGTGCTCGGCACGAAGGCGACTGTCGGCTCGGGGGCCTACCAGCAGCTGCTGACCACCCACGGCTACCGCAACGTCGAGGCCAAGGCGACGGGGCTCTTCGTCCCCATCGTCGAGGAGGGGCTCTTCGAGGGCGAAGTGCTTGAAAGCACGATGCACCACTACTTCGCCGATTGCAAAGCCCCGGATGCCGTCATCCTCGGCTGCACCCACTTTCCCCTCATCGCCGGGGCCATCTCCAGCTATTTCGGGGATAAAGCGCTGATGATCCACTCCGGCGAAGCGATCGTGGAGTACCTCGAAGCCCATTACGGCATCAAAGAGAGTGCCGCGAACACCGAGATGAAATTCTTCGCCTCGGAAAACCCCGACGGGCTGCGGCAGGTCGCGGCAAACTGGCTGGAGCTCGGAGCGCGCTGA
- the rho gene encoding transcription termination factor Rho, translating into MSDTSRSNNSRNNKNRTHKPVEGYTVEDLREKTIDELVAMAEELGVESPNELKRQDIIFEILKAQTAQGGFILFTGILEVMQDGYGFLRSVDKSFSDSLNDAYVSSTQIKRFALRNGDVVTGQVRAPKDQERYYALLKIEAINYVPPEESKKRPLFENLTPLYASEQLKLEYQPTHLTGRMMDLFSPIGKGQRGLIVAPPRSGKTELMKEIAHGITHNHPEVELMVLLVDERPEEVTDMERSVKGEVYSSTFDMPAKNHVKVAEMVIERAKRRVEIGKNVVILLDSITRLARAYNTVTPSSGKVLSGGVDANALHKPKRFFGAARNIENGGSLTIIATALIETGSRMDEVIFEEFKGTGNSEVVLSRKISDRRIFPAIDILKSGTRKEELLVGPDVLQKVFILRSMLHKQEDEVEALRFLYTKMQKTKSNDEFLSMMNEG; encoded by the coding sequence ATGAGCGATACTTCGCGCAGCAACAATTCACGAAACAATAAAAACAGGACCCATAAGCCCGTCGAAGGCTACACCGTAGAGGACCTGAGAGAGAAGACGATCGACGAACTGGTCGCCATGGCCGAAGAGCTCGGCGTCGAGAGCCCCAACGAGCTCAAACGCCAGGACATCATCTTCGAAATCCTCAAAGCCCAGACCGCCCAGGGAGGGTTCATCCTCTTTACCGGTATCCTCGAGGTCATGCAGGACGGCTACGGCTTCCTCCGCTCCGTCGACAAGAGCTTCAGCGACTCCCTCAACGACGCCTACGTCTCCAGCACCCAGATCAAGCGCTTCGCCCTGCGTAACGGGGACGTCGTCACCGGCCAGGTCCGTGCACCGAAGGACCAGGAGCGCTATTACGCCCTGCTCAAGATCGAAGCGATCAACTACGTACCGCCCGAAGAGAGCAAAAAACGCCCGCTCTTCGAAAACCTTACGCCCCTCTACGCCAGCGAACAGCTCAAGCTCGAGTACCAGCCGACCCACCTCACCGGCCGGATGATGGACCTCTTCTCCCCCATCGGTAAAGGGCAGCGCGGCCTCATCGTCGCCCCGCCGCGTTCGGGTAAAACGGAGCTCATGAAAGAGATTGCTCACGGCATCACCCACAACCACCCCGAAGTCGAACTGATGGTCCTGCTCGTCGACGAACGCCCCGAAGAGGTCACCGACATGGAGCGCTCCGTCAAGGGCGAGGTCTACTCCTCCACCTTCGACATGCCGGCGAAGAACCACGTCAAGGTCGCCGAGATGGTCATCGAGCGCGCCAAGCGCCGCGTAGAGATCGGCAAGAACGTCGTCATCCTTTTGGATTCCATCACCCGTCTCGCCCGCGCCTACAACACCGTTACACCTTCCAGCGGTAAGGTCCTCTCGGGGGGTGTCGACGCCAACGCCCTGCACAAACCCAAGCGCTTCTTCGGTGCCGCCCGTAACATCGAGAACGGCGGCTCCCTCACCATCATCGCGACGGCCCTGATCGAAACGGGAAGCCGCATGGACGAGGTCATCTTCGAAGAGTTCAAGGGGACGGGTAACTCCGAGGTCGTGCTCAGCCGCAAGATCTCCGACCGCCGTATCTTCCCGGCGATCGACATCCTCAAGTCCGGTACCCGCAAAGAGGAGCTCCTCGTCGGTCCGGACGTCCTGCAGAAGGTCTTTATCCTCCGCTCCATGCTGCATAAGCAGGAGGACGAGGTCGAGGCGCTCCGCTTCCTCTACACCAAGATGCAGAAGACGAAGTCCAACGACGAATTCCTCTCCATGATGAACGAGGGCTAA